A stretch of the Corylus avellana chromosome ca6, CavTom2PMs-1.0 genome encodes the following:
- the LOC132185666 gene encoding putative clathrin assembly protein At4g40080 codes for MGRLMKLRNLIDLFKDKASLIKATLSIKRVAGSINVAVLRATTHDSSGPPTEKHVGAVLALGNGSRVTASLCIEAIMDRLHDTQRASVAIKCLLTIHSIIARGPFILQDQLSFYPSSGGRNFLNLSTFRDNSGVDMWELSSWVRWYAGFLEQNLMVSKVLGHYLCSSPRANNKEDKEDKVQAFSTSDLSRELDVLVDIAEQIGEAPDSLHLQRIALVYEVVRMVGEDYRLVQSQILLRLSELGNRAENMSYGELTRVVNALKRFEDCKERLSLLFANRKRNDGLWELIGETKMKLLMMIRKMEEMRLVMVRMGRRDDGGSESTRFRNPFAQSGKLFGSDLVLVHGWA; via the coding sequence ATGGGCCGGCTAATGAAGCTAAGAAATCTCATAGATTTGTTCAAAGACAAAGCCTCCTTGATCAAAGCAACCCTATCAATAAAACGCGTCGCCGGTTCCATAAACGTCGCCGTCCTCCGCGCCACCACCCACGACTCGTCGGGTCCCCCGACGGAGAAGCATGTCGGCGCCGTCCTCGCCCTCGGCAACGGCTCCCGCGTCACGGCGTCCTTATGCATCGAGGCGATCATGGATCGCTTGCACGACACGCAAAGAGCTTCGGTTGCCATAAAATGCCTCCTCACAATCCATAGCATCATCGCGAGGGGCCCCTTTATTCTTCAAGACCAGCTCTCGTTCTACCCTTCTTCCGGCGGCAGAAACTTTCTCAACCTGTCAACGTTCCGAGACAATTCCGGCGTGGATATGTGGGAATTGTCGTCGTGGGTTAGATGGTACGCCGGTTTTTTGGAGCAAAACTTGATGGTTTCCAAGGTTTTGGGTCATTATTTGTGTTCATCTCCACGTGCGAATAATAAAGAGGATAAAGAAGACAAGGTGCAGGCTTTCTCGACCTCGGATTTGTCGAGAGAGCTAGATGTTCTTGTCGATATTGCAGAGCAGATCGGCGAAGCGCCGGATTCGTTGCACCTTCAGAGGATCGCGTTGGTTTATGAGGTGGTGAGAATGGTGGGTGAAGATTACAGGCTGGTTCAGTCCCAAATCTTGCTCCGACTTTCGGAACTCGGAAATAGAGCGGAAAATATGAGTTACGGCGAGTTGACTCGTGTGGTAAACGCGTTGAAGAGGTTTGAGGATTGCAAAGAGAGGTTGTCGCTGTTGTTCGCTAATCGAAAGAGGAATGATGGGTTGTGGGAATTGATTGGCGAGACGAAGATGAAGCTCCTTATGATGATCAGGAAGATGGAGGAAATGAGGCTGGTAATGGTGAGGATGGGAAGGAGAGATGACGGAGGTAGTGAGTCAACGCGGTTCAGAAATCCGTTTGCCCAGTCGGGGAAGTTGTTCGGTTCGGATCTGGTGCTTGTTCATGGGTGGGCCTAG